Proteins from a genomic interval of Quercus lobata isolate SW786 chromosome 11, ValleyOak3.0 Primary Assembly, whole genome shotgun sequence:
- the LOC115967161 gene encoding uncharacterized protein LOC115967161 gives MFNEIDGDFDDVATRTFKVGLPAEHDLRKSLTKKPVKSVCRLMDHIDEYKRVEEDQQQGKGKTKVVGTVFRDPVHQVLEKIKNEPYFRWPDKMGGDLMKHNQSLHCQYHQERGHTTENCKTLWNHLKQLVKDGKLKQFLHQPGRKNGQVGSRSQRDTSLRPPLRTINVILAAPGRTSSHLSRVMFVARPPTENSNPESKRARMEIQPALSFSDEDKVGTIQPHDDALIEELVGSQSMAKQCLVATIMHQLGVESSASAERGL, from the exons atgttcaatgagatcGATGGGGACTTTGATGATGTGGCCACAAGGACTTTCAAGGTTGGCCTACCTGCCGAGCATGATTTAAGAAAGTCGTTGACCAAGAAGCCTGTAAAGAGTGTGTGTCGGCTCATGGACCATATTGACGAGTATAAACGGGTCGAAGAAGACCAGCAACAAGGGAAAGGGAAGACTAAG GTGGTTGGCACAGTGTTCAGGGATCCAGTGCATCAAGTCTTGGAAAAGATTAAGAATGAGCCATACTTTAGATGGCCAGATAAAATGGGAGGAGACCTAATGAAACATAATCAAAGCCTTCATTGTCAATACCACCAGGAGCGaggacacaccacagaaaattgCAAAACTTTGTGGAATCATCTAAAACAACTGGTCAAAGATGGAAAGTTAAAGCAATTTCTACATCAGCCTGGTAGGAAAAATGGTCAGGTAGGATCCAGATCTCAAAGAGATACTTCTTTAAGGCCACCTTTACgcacaattaatgtcatccTCGCTGCTCCAGGGAGAACTAGTTCTCACCTCTCCAGGGTGATGTTTGTAGCTCGGCCACCTACCGAGAATTCTAACCCTGAGTCGAAAAGGGCTAGGATGGAGATCCAACCAGCGTTGAGTTTCTCGGATGAGGACAAGGTTGGGACTATAcagccacatgatgatgccCTG ATTGAGGAGTTGGTTGGAAGCCAGTCCATGGCTAAGCAGTGCTTGGTGGCTACAATAATGCATCAACTAGGAGTTGAGTCCTCAGCCTCTGCTGAGAGGGGCTTATAG